A region of Brevinematales bacterium DNA encodes the following proteins:
- a CDS encoding class I SAM-dependent rRNA methyltransferase, protein MEYIGEIIIKKEAEKKVRNFYLWIYEDEIKKFNINRSKEGWVSVISQDGRFVCSAYYSPNSRKAVKVFSYESNFDLDLEIKKRILFSFEHRKKLMYSNDIDKSNYRVVYSESDFLPGLVIDKYGDFVGIQIRNRLFEGLRDIVVDGIVRFLGVDNIYERSYGDFREDEEGLSPVNVPLRGNVPKFIRIVENGLQFVFETFKGQKTGFFLDQTVNRKIVSGMCNDGFKVLDIFSYVGGFGIYCAKRGANVVCIEKSEAYSDLIKENANSNGVSSKLKVITGDAFDLIKQIDEEFDIIILDPPTFVKSISESRKRLPQLIDLIKRSLVLLKPSGKLVIFTCSYNLLKEHFVAAIRIAGMELGVRLRVDNELLQSPDHPWILQMPETLYLKGFVISKLPSF, encoded by the coding sequence ATGGAATACATAGGTGAGATAATAATCAAAAAAGAGGCAGAGAAGAAGGTTAGAAATTTTTACCTTTGGATATACGAAGATGAGATAAAAAAATTTAATATTAATAGAAGTAAGGAAGGGTGGGTTTCAGTTATTTCCCAGGATGGTAGATTTGTGTGTAGTGCTTACTATTCTCCTAACTCGCGTAAAGCTGTCAAGGTTTTTTCTTATGAAAGTAATTTTGATTTAGATTTGGAGATTAAAAAGAGAATTTTATTTTCTTTTGAGCATAGAAAGAAGTTGATGTACTCAAATGACATAGATAAGAGCAACTATAGAGTTGTGTATTCAGAATCTGATTTTCTTCCTGGACTTGTAATAGATAAGTATGGTGATTTTGTAGGGATTCAAATAAGAAATAGATTATTTGAGGGGTTGAGAGATATAGTTGTTGATGGAATAGTTAGGTTTTTAGGTGTCGATAATATATACGAAAGAAGCTATGGTGATTTTAGAGAAGATGAAGAAGGATTATCTCCTGTTAATGTACCTCTTAGGGGGAATGTACCAAAATTTATAAGAATTGTAGAGAATGGACTACAATTCGTATTTGAGACATTTAAGGGGCAGAAAACAGGGTTTTTCCTAGATCAGACAGTAAATAGAAAGATAGTATCTGGTATGTGTAATGATGGGTTTAAGGTTTTGGATATTTTTAGTTACGTTGGAGGTTTTGGTATTTATTGCGCTAAGAGAGGTGCGAATGTTGTTTGTATAGAAAAAAGTGAAGCGTATTCAGATCTGATAAAGGAAAATGCTAATTCGAATGGCGTTTCTAGTAAATTGAAAGTTATAACAGGTGATGCTTTTGATCTGATAAAACAAATTGATGAAGAGTTTGATATAATAATACTCGATCCTCCAACTTTTGTTAAAAGTATTTCTGAATCTAGAAAGAGATTACCACAGTTAATTGATCTTATAAAGCGTAGTTTGGTTTTGCTGAAGCCTAGTGGTAAATTAGTTATATTTACATGCTCTTATAATTTACTCAAAGAGCACTTTGTTGCTGCTATAAGGATAGCGGGAATGGAACTTGGTGTTAGGTTAAGAGTAGATAATGAACTTTTGCAATCTCCGGATCATCCTTGGATACTCCAGATGCCAGAAACGCTTTATCTTAAAGGATTTGTAATTTCAAAACTACCTAGTTTTTAG